The Candidatus Micrarchaeia archaeon genomic sequence AGAGATTGAAACAAAAAATGGCAAAAAAAAGATTATATTAACTAATCCAGATAATTCAAAGGCAAATATTGATAATAAAGATATGTATTATAAAAAAGATGAAATAAAAAAAACTATTTCAGATCAAATTGGAGATGTTCCAGGTATCGGACCATATAAAGATTATATAATGAAATTCTTTGATGACCAAAAAAGTGATGAAGAAAAAACAACCGACACCCAAATTAACTTAGATATTGGAAAAAATGCAGCAAACCTATTTAACCAAATGGACGGCACAGGAGATAAAGAATTATCTCTCTCAATTGGAAAAAATTTAATACCAACTTCAACTGCTACAAAACCTTATGAATTTATTTTTGATCAATTAGGAGGCACTGTAAAAAAAACAATGGCCCATGGATATAACAGCGAATATAATTCTGTTCTTGAAGAAGCAAGATTATTAAGAGAAAGTGGGTTGACATGGAGTCAAACAATTAAACAAACTACTGCATTAGTTGCAGAAGCAAACGAAGGCAAAAGATGGTCACAAACAGTATCTGCATTTTCTAAAGATGAATTTAAAACATTTGAAAGTAGAGTCAATCTTTATATTCTTCAAATGAAAGAAAATGGTGAATTACAATGAAAATAGGGATAATTATATTTTTGATATTTATTTGTTTGATAGGTTTTTATCTATTTTCAAATCCATCAATCATTAAAGATAATGCTCCAGAAATAAATAATATTATTGAAACAATCAAAAATATGTTTGATAATACTTCTACTCAAACAAATGGAAATAATTCTCTTCAGACAAATGAAATGTCTGAATATTTAAAAGAAAATAATCTAAACTTGATAGAGATAAATAATGAAAATAATTTTATATTAATTAAATTTAGTTCTGATTCATTTTTAGATATGGATCAATTAGTATATACTACAGCTTTAGAAGCATATAATATATTTCAAAACCCAATAAGAATAGAAGGATATTATTTAGAAGAGCCAGTTTTAGCATTAGAAACAAATAATCCTAATGATGAAAATTCACTACAATTTATAGACATAAGAAATTTAGAATTTATGATTGAAAATGATTTAATGATTTTTGATGTATTAATTGAAGATATCAATATAAATGATGATTCTATTTTAGTTGAACTTCAATATGAAGGCTCAGAAAATGACTTTTTTAATGATTTTGCTGCAATTTGTTTTGTAATTGTTCAAGATGCACCACAGATACAGGATATTTCTATTAAATATCTTAAAAATGATTTATGTTTATCTATGAAAACAACCTCAACTGAAGTATTAAATTTTTATAATGAAAAAATTTCAATGGATCAATTTTTAGGTGGACTTGAATTAGAAAAATGCAGTTCTGAAAAAATAGATGCACAAAGCTTAAATAATACAGAACAAGATCAGAATTTAGATGATTCTAAATTAAATAGCGAAGAATTAACTGAATGTCCTACTGGAGAAGAATTAGATTTATTGACTGCCCAAAGCCAAAATATATTATTTACTTTAATGGCTGAAGGAAAAGGAGATACACCAGAAGGGCAAGAAGCATATAAAGTAATGAAATTTTACCTTGACTGCTATCCTACAGAAGTACAAGAAATAGAATATCCTAATGAAGAGGAAAGTTAAAAACATATCTAAGCCACAAATGGAGCAGTATAATTCTTAATATATTAAAATTAAAGTATTAAAAATATTTTTGAATATAGATTATATACAATTTTTATATATAAAAATTTAATGAGGGATAATTATGTATGTTAAAGATATCAAATGGAAAAAAGGGATTAAAGTTAATGAATTAGTAGAACAAATGGGTTCAACAGGTTTTCAAGGTGTTGAACTCAAAAAAGCAGCAGAAGTAATTATTAAAATGAAAAAATCAGGAGCTAAAATATACTTAACCTTTACTTCTAATATGGTTACTTCAGGTTTAAGAGGTTTTTTTGCGCAATTGATTGAATTAGGCATTGTAGATGTAATAGTAACAACAGTTGGTGGAATTGAAGAAGATATAATGCGCTCAATGGGAGAAAAATTTACAATAGGTGATTTTTATTCAGATGATGTTGAATTATATGAAAAAGGAGTTAACAGAGTTGGAAATTTATTTATTACAAATGAAAGTTATTGTAAATTTGAAGATTGGATGAAACCTTCTTTGAAAAAACTTTATGAAAAAAAGAAAATTTGGCCTGTTTCAGAAATGTTAAATGAAATGGGAAAAATGATTAAAGATGAAAATTCAATTTTATTTCAAGCATCTAAAAATAATGTGCCTATTTTCTGTCCTGCAATAACAGACGGCGCTTTTGGCTTTCATTTATACTTATTCCAGCAGGATAATCAAGGATTTATGGTTGATGTAGTAAAAGATTTTGCTAATATTTTATTTTCAACATCTCAAGATGAAACAAAAGGTCTTATTGCGCTTGGGGGAAGTATAAGTAAACATCATGCATTACTAGCATGTTTATTAAATGGTGGAATTGATTATGCAGTTTATTTAACAACAGCAAGCGCATCTTCTGGAAGCATGTCAGGCGCTACTACAAAAGAAGCTAAATCATGGGGAAAAATAAAAGATGATTCAGATGCAGCAACAGTTATTGGAGATGTAACAATAACATTTCCATTGATGATGATTTATGCGATTGAGGAATTGAACAAGAACGGCTTGCTTGAAAAAGAATAGGTAAATGGAAAATAAAAAGAGGAAAAAAAGTTTAAACTATATTTTCGATTTTGGAACTTTGTCTTTATCACTTAGTTGATCAGAGATATTTTTAACATCAAATGTTTTTAGTATATCTTTAGTGATTTGAAATTTCAGTGCGGGAAGTAATTGATCCCTCTCATTTTTTGTTTCAGCATAGCTAACACAATTAAATGCATCTAAAATGAATTTTTTATTATTTGGAATTGTTGGATTATTCCATCCACTACTTTCCTTAAATTCTTGAGAAATAAACGCTTGTATTATTGAAGAATCCAAAGAAGTATCTTTAGCTCTCGCAAGTGAACCCTTTTTTTCAAAAGGAGAATCTTTAGTAGTTCCTATAACAAAAATAGCTCGCCTATGAATTCCATGAATAAATATGTTATCTCCTTCTTTTGTACCAATTTTAATGGGGAGAGTACTTGTGTTGATCTCTTTGACAAATTGCATAAATGCAGCAGGATCTGAAACTTCTGGGCATAAAACAACAGATTTTTTAGGAATTTCGTATCTAACTTTATCTTCTCCATTTCCACTCCATCTTTCAAGGATAAAATTACCTGAATTACTTAAATCCCCTAAATTATACAACCTCAAATGCATACCTTCTTTATCTAAACTATAAATAGGTTCAAGTTTAACAGTTTTATCCGCCATTTCATCACCTTCAAGCATTTTCTAATTATTTTTGGAAGCGAAATATATATATATATGGTAAAACGAAAAACTTTGAAACAGCAAAAATAGGACAATTATGATTGCTTGCTGAAGAAAAAGTGCGCAAATGCATTAACAATTAATCCATAATTGTAAAGATTGTTAACAAACATTAACAATTAATCCAATATAGTAAAGATTGTTAATATAAAGATTGCTAATACAGACTATCTAAACCAGGGAATTGATAGGATAAACAGTAAAAGTAGCATTTTGGCAAAAGAATTTGACAAAATGATATACATTTTGGTAAAAGAATTTAACGAAATGTTATTTTTGTATGAATAATTAAATATAATTGATCAAAAATAAGAAAAACACTTAATTTATAAGCACTATCTTATAAAAAATAATCATGTCAGAAGCGCATTTCATTTTACATAAATCAAAAGTATTTGAACAATACAATTTAATTAAAGAATACGCAGATCTAGTATCATATAGCTTTAAAACAAATCAAGAAGTAGGTAAAATTCTAGAAGAAACAGACTGCTTTTTTAGCGTACACTCATTTGAATCATTAGAAAAAATTAAAAATAAAAAAAGAGTCTGGTTTTTCCCACAAGCGTGGGATACACAAGAAATAGAAAAACTAAACTCAATAGGAGTTACTTCTTTTGTAATAGATAATAAAAAAGATTTAGAAATTTTAATTGAATATTTAGAAAAAAATAATATAAAAATCAATTTATTATTAAGAATGCGTCTCAAAGAACATAGTATACAAACTGGAAAATATTTTGTATTTGGTAT encodes the following:
- a CDS encoding deoxyhypusine synthase, translated to MYVKDIKWKKGIKVNELVEQMGSTGFQGVELKKAAEVIIKMKKSGAKIYLTFTSNMVTSGLRGFFAQLIELGIVDVIVTTVGGIEEDIMRSMGEKFTIGDFYSDDVELYEKGVNRVGNLFITNESYCKFEDWMKPSLKKLYEKKKIWPVSEMLNEMGKMIKDENSILFQASKNNVPIFCPAITDGAFGFHLYLFQQDNQGFMVDVVKDFANILFSTSQDETKGLIALGGSISKHHALLACLLNGGIDYAVYLTTASASSGSMSGATTKEAKSWGKIKDDSDAATVIGDVTITFPLMMIYAIEELNKNGLLEKE